Below is a genomic region from Macaca thibetana thibetana isolate TM-01 chromosome 1, ASM2454274v1, whole genome shotgun sequence.
aaagaaggaaaataacatgCATTCAGACAAAAATGTATGAGAAGCATCTTGCACAGTAGAGGTAAAATAAGGATCTCTGCATCCTGAttattgctgtgtgaccttggatgtaAGTCATTTCACCTGCTTGATGCTCGTCTTTCTTGTCCGGAAGATGGAAGATAGGGACCTTTACATTCTGTATCATGAAAGATGTCCGCAGGGGAAGGCAGTGTGGCAGAATGAGCTTTGGAGCTGGATGTACCCAGCTAGGCCAGCCAttcattgtgtgaccttgggaatcACTTTACTCTCTAAGCCTCTGTATTTTGGGGGTGGGGATTtggttttcatgttttaaaatttattttaagtatatGGAATGCTTCTTGAATTTCTGTGTCATCCTTGTTCAGGGGCCATACCTGTGTCTCTGTATTGTTCCAGTTTTAGTTATGAGCTGATGAAGCAAGCactgttgttatatttttaattttttttttcaggaggaTACTGAGTCTAATGAAGCTACAGGGCCGTGAAACCCTGCACACTTGCTACCcaagcctccttttttttttttttttttttttttttttgagacgcagtcttgctctgttggccaggctggcctcgaactcccgacttcaggtgatccacccacctctgccacccaaagtgctgggattaaaagtgtcAGCCACTGCGTCAGGCCTCaagcctccatttttttttttttttttttttgagacggagtctcggtctgtcgcccaggctggagtgcagtggccggatctcagctcactgcaagctccgcctcccgggttcacgccattctcctgcctcagcctcccgagtagctgggactacaggcgcccgccgcctcgcccggctagttttttgtattttttagtagagacggggtttcactgtgttagccaggatggtctcgatctcctgacctcgtgatccgccggtctcggcctcccaaagtgctgggattacaggcttgagccaccgcgcccggccaagcctcCATTTTTAAGTGAGGTAGTCAAGCAGGCCTCACCAAGAAAGGGACGTTTGAGCAAAGCCTTGAAGGAAGCAAGGGAGTGAGCCGTGTGGCTATATCAAGGATGCTGTAGGTATACTCCCATCAAGACCCAtctcaggcagagggaagaggcagTTCTACCCATAGGTATTTGGGAGGAGTAAATGATGTAAAGTTCCCCTTGTAGTAAGTGGTCAGCAAATGTTGAGTGGCCACCTCTGTCCCTCCCCTTACAGAGCTGTCAGGATCCAGGTGACATCTAAGAGCACCTTCTAGCTCCAGTGACAATGACCACTCTGGCTTCCGAGGGTCTCTGGAACACTGTGTTCATGGATGCCATCCATCCTCAGGAGTACCCTCCCTAGCTGAGCACAGCGGCCTGAGCCCAGGGAAGAGTTATTGTTGCTGGGGCTTCAACATGCATGGAGAGCACAGAGGCCTCAAAGAGGAAGCCAGAAACAGCAAGGTGGAGGCCCTCACGTTCCACTGGAGGCCTCTTGGCTCATTCCCCTATGACAGTCCTGTCCCAGCGCTTAGGAGACTGTGCCTAGAGAGAGGGGCTTGGGCGAGGGTACAGCCACAtggtggagagggaggagagaaggaaagggaccCGTGCTTACTAAGGCAGATCCAGCTTTGAATATTATTATGCCACTTAGTAGCTCTTTTACCTTTATAAATCTCTGAACCCTTCTGAGTCTCgatttccctatctgtaaaatgggcatgaaaTGTTCTATTCTGTGGGGTGGTTGTGAGGACTCAATGACATAAGATAGGTGAAAGTGGCAAGCTAATAGCTGGGtccctcttccttctctaccAAGGACCTGAGAGGCAGCCACTACATCTTATTCAGTCAGCTTGGGTCcttatttactttattcatttcttttttttccttcttttgtaatGGGCTTTCTGGCAAAAACTGAAAAGcctgctagacaaattctaaaagagctgtaacacttgttttattcatttctgtggGGATATAACCACCCATGTTTCAGGGAGAGTATGAGGTTTTAGTGAGATAACAGATCAAAATTGTGCTTAGCATAGTTACTGGACCAAAATAGGCACTCCCATAGGTGTTTGCTGGGTACctaaagggatggagggagggagggatggagggagggatggagggagggagggagggatggatggatggatagatcgATCGATAGAAGGATGgtgggatggagggatggataggtggatagaCGGATGGGtatgtgggaggatggcttgccGGCAGGATATCAAAGGGAACAGGATTTTTTATACAGAAATACCAAGTCTACACAAAAACCAGGTGCTTTACAAGAAGGTCTTATTATATCTCTTTGTGGCCTTAGGTCTTGAGCACAGATATAACACAGATGAGTAAAAACAGGATAAACATATCCAGGTCTAGTCAACTGTGACCTTCACTTACCACTCTTGGGTCTATGACTCATCTCAATGAGGCCAGATCTTACATAAGCCAGCATTCTCCAGCTGAGATCACTGGTGGTTCCCTGAGGTGAAAGCTGAGATCAGGGCAAATGCAAGGTGAGGCTTTCCTGATACACAGGATGCCTTGGAAATTCTAATCAGTGATGTTTCATCAAAAGAGTtacaactggccgggcgcggtggctcaggcctgtaatcccagcactttgggaggccgaggagggtggatcacgaggtcaggagatcgagactatcctggctaacatggtgaaaccccgtctctactaaaaatacaaaaaaaactagccgggcgtggtggcgggcgcctgtagtctcagctacttgggaggctgaggcgggagaatggcgtgaacccaggaggcggagcttgcagtgagccgagatcacgccactgcactccagcctgggagacacagcgacactccgtctcaaaaaaaaaaaaaaaaaaaaaaagagttacaacTCAACTTTTCCCATAATCCCTGTCACCGTTGCAAGAGCGGAGAGATGCAGGTGAACAGCCAGCCCTGCATCCGCCACAGCTCCACCCTGTGTAACTTTGGCAATCAGTTAGCCCCTCTGAGCCCCATGATGTCCTTAGTAAGACGAAGGGGTTGAACCCTCCCAGCTCCAAAATGTACTGATTCTCTGAAAACTCCCTACATCTTCCTTTAGAATATGGacctagaggccgggcgcggtggctcaagcctgtaatcccagcactttgggaggccgagacgggcggatcacaaggtcaggagatggagaccatcctggctaacacggcgaaaccccgtctctactaaaagcacaaaaaattagccgggcgaggtggcggcgcctgtggtcccagctactcgggaggctgaggcaggagaatggcgtgaacccggcaggcggagcttgcagtgagctgagatctggccactgcactccagcctgggcgacagagcaagactccgtctcaaaaaaaaaaaaaaaaaaaaagaatatggaccTAGAACTTTGGAAGAACATGTATTACATTTCTTTTCCATCTGTCTCTATAGGGTCTCCTCAAAacctttcaaaatatttgcatgtatatGTCAATATGTTTGTTTATGCTAAACCCTGGGGAAGCTGTACAATTTGGAGACAGACAGATCTCAATTCCAGGCTATATGTGAGAAACTGGAGACAGATTATTAAGATCCGGTTCCTGCCCCCCAGAATAGGAAAGACAGGCATCGAAATGACTTAACGTCACAGTAATGACTTAATGGTCACAGTAACGCTGCCTGGATTCAGAAGGCTACCTATTGGAGTATTCTGGGATATGTCAAAAAGAAGAGGGGAGCTGCAATGGCTCAGGCCAGTTGTCCTGACCCTTGGGGAGGCAAGGCTACacgtttgaggccaacctggtcaacgctgaccaaaaaaaaaaaaaaaaatttggccaggcagtgaaacccgtctctactaaaaatacaaaaaaattagccaggcgtggtggcaggcgcctgtaagcccagcggcaggcgcctgtaagcccagctactcaggaggctgaggcagaagaatggcgtgaactcaggaggcagagcttgcagtgagctgagatcgcgccactgcactccagcctgggcaacagagcgagactccatctcaaaaaaaataataagacaaaacaaaattaaaaaaaagagaagggctGGATACAGTGAcccactcctgtagtcccagctcctggggaggctcaTGTAAGAGGATCCCTTAAAGCCAGAAGTTTGACCCTGTAGTGTGCAATAGGCGTGCCAGTAAAtagccattgcatgccagcctgggcaatacagcaagaccccacctccagaaaaaaaagtttagaaaacaagAGATAGAGGATACAGGAGGAGCAATGCTGGCTGTATTCGGGTGGTGAGGAGATCAACAAGGCTGGAGCATGTGCTACAACCTAATATACTCCTCCCATCCCCCTGATCCCCATGAGAGCATGGTCTATGTGTTGGGGTGACATCCTGGAAGAAGTAAGGAGGTAATCACAAGTCACTGTCTCAGAACTGTCAgttactcttgtttttttttccaattagagacagagtctcgctacgttgcccaggctggtctcaaactcctaagctcaagtgatcctcctgcctcggcctttcaaagtgctgggattacaggcatggtgcAGAGTTATTCTTTATTGAGACCCTGTGCACTTTATACCCATCACAGTAGAGTTTCCTGAAGTGTGCTACACAAGTCACTGAGACATGTCAAGTGACTTTAGATAGAAcacagaaaaacttttttttttttttgagacagggtcttgttctatcacccaggtcAGTGTGGCATGATGATCACAACTCAcggcaacctcaacctcctggctcaagcaatcctcgcacttcagcctcccaagtagctggaactacagacacacaccaccatgcctggctaattttttttaattttttttttttttttttttttttttttttaggcagagtctcgctttgtcacccaggctggagtgcagtggtgcaatctcggctcactgcaacctccgactcccaggttcatgcaattctcctgcctcagcctcccaagtagctgggattacaggcacccaccatcacgaccagctaattttgtatttttagtagagacacggtttcgctatgttgaccagactggtcttgaacacatgacctcaggtaatctgccctccttggcctcccaaagtgctgggattacaggtgtgagccaccacaaccacaaattttttgtagaggcattttgccatgtttctcaggctggtctcgaactcctgggctcaagcaatccaccctcctcagcctcccaaaatgttgggattacgggtgtgagtcaccgcacccgggtgagaaacatttttatagttaCGGTTTTATGTTTATGTCTACCTTCTATTTGTGGCAGGTAGTGTTAGTTTTCATTTACAATTATgttataatgttttctttcaaataaatgtaagtttttaaaagtgacttaatttaaagaaaaagtatttattaagtaaaCAGACAGTTGGTACATGGATATTGCAAAAATTTCAAGGCGGGTACACGAATGACTGAAATTCAGGAGACACGGGGAGTTAACACAGAAGCACTTCCCTCATTCAGAGCTCTTTTGACTATGAGAAATAGACACCCAATCAAATCAGCTTCGGCAAAATGAGAGAATGTATCCTGACAAGGGACGCTCACAGGGCCCACAGGAAAGAGTGCTGGGCCCCTGGAGGACTGAGGGAAGCCAGCAGGTCCCTGGAGGCGGTGCCCGGCTGCTCTCCGGGCGCCTGTGATTCCTCTGGTCCCTGCCTTGCTATGCGTATCTTCTCTCTGAGCAGAGCCATTTTCTCTACCACATTCATGCAGGTGCCCATCCCCCCCGATACACACAGACACGGACACAGTCACAGCTCCAGGGTTTATATGTGTTCAGGGAAGGGACCTGCAAAGCCTGAACAGCCTCCCTGAATCTAGATGCCCACCTCTCATCCTTTCAGCTCCCATCAGAGGATCAAGGGGCCCAAATTCGCAGAAAAGGGGAGGGTCTAAGATGAGCAGTCACCCTGACCAGGAGGGGTCTGCCCCAACATTGGCGACGTATAACAATCCCATGAGGTAGCTTTAACCTCATAGGTAACGACCCTAAGAGGTAGGAAATTCAGTGCCTGGTCCCTCAGCAGGAAATGACACAGCCAAGACTTGACCCAGGCCTGTGTGATGCTGCACTAGTCGCCCGGTCATACCACCAGCCAAGTCTAGCCCACAGCTACCATCCCAGACTCCAGCAGGTTCCTGGTCCATCGGGAGGCATTTCTCAAAATCAGCAATCGGATGATTGCCCGGTACACAGGCAATGAGTGTCCCAGCTCCACAGGGACACTGACTGTAAGGAAGGAAGACTTCTCTACAGGAGCACAGAGCTCTAGAAACCAGAGAAGTTTCCTCTGAGCCCCTTGGGTCTGAGGCTGCCGGGTTCACACTGCGGATACTTGTCTCAGGGCAGGAGAGGAGGCTCATTTGCATAAACTTGCCAAAAGACATCTAGAGATCCTCAAGAGAAGCTGACACCTGGCTGACACCTGCTGACAGTAactgctcctcccacctcctggaAGCTATGTTAGGAGGAGCCTCCCAGAGGGCAAGGGAGGGGAGAACTGACAGAGCCTTCTACCCAGGGGCCTCATGCACTTCCCAGCCCATGTGCCTGTTCATATGGAAGCCCCTGGACATCGAGGTGTCCTGGCCTGCACAGctccaattttggctttttttttttttttttttttttttttttttttttgagacagagtctcactctgtcactcaggctagagagcggtggcacaatctcggctcactgcaacctctgcctcctcctagTAGCTACAGGctatgggactacaggcatgcaccaccacgccaggctaatttttttgtattcttagtggagatggggtttcaccatgttggccaggctggtcttgaactccggacctcaggtgatctgcttgccttggcgtcccaaagtgctgggattaccagcatgagccactgcgcccagccccaattTTGCTTTCAAGGGGCCTTTGCCCATCCTCAGTGGGTGGCTGCCCCACAGAAGGTACTTAATTAGAGTCTGTTGTTGAGACAGAAAGATGGAGGAGGTGGGCATCTCTCTCCCGCTCCCCCAGAGCTGACCAGGCTAGAGGCAAGGCCTTTGCAGACAGACGCATCTGTCTTGGGAAGCAAGCTCTTGTCCTAGCTTTTGGTCTGTTCATGTGTTACCTTCTTTAGTCACCATTAGGGACAGGTTGCCGGAGGAGTCAGAGAAGGTTCCATCAAGCCACTTCCCCTGAGAAAGGTCACAAAGACCTTTTGCCTGAGGGTGGAGACAGGATGGCACCGTCCTAGCTCAAAAGTCGGCCCCAAGGTAGTGCCACACTGTGAGAGCAGTGTCCCTTTCCCAACCTTTTCTGCCTGTATCACTTGAGAGTATTTGTCCAaagcttgtatttatttatttatttattttattttattttatttttttgagacagaaatctccctctgttgccaggctagagtgcaatggtgaaatctaggctcactgcaacctctgcctcccaggttcaagtgattctcctgcctcagcctcctgagccaccaagcccagctaatttttgtattttttagtagagacggggtctttacaatgctggccaggatggtctcgatctctcgacctcacgatctgcccacctcggcctcccaaagtgctgggattacaggtgtgagccactgcgcctggccccccaAAGCTTTAGACCAACACCCCATCGGGGAGAACTAGGTGGTTTAAAGTCTTCCCCCAAGGTCTGCACCTGGCCCTGACATTCCTTCCAGCCCTATAAGATTAAGGGACTCAGGATGAGGTCACCAGTCACAGTTGCTGTAGCATGCACCCACAGGCAGATGAAGGGACTCATTTGAGTTCTGGATTTTCCAACAGTCTGGCTCTGCCATCATCCCTGCCCAGGTGAGGTAGCCTCCAAATCTAATGGCCCACCAGTGCCCACGGAGGTGGTGCCCAGACCACAGCAGATATCCCTTCTTCCCCCAGCTCAGTCCATGATGTCCACGGAGGAGAAGACTTCAGGCCTGGCACCAACAAGCAGGGACTAATTTTTGAGGGAATTGACAGGGATCTGGTTGAATGGCACAACCACTTCAGTGACCGTATCCGTGGTGGCCCGGGAGCATTTCCGGCTACTGCGCATGCTGTAGAACTTTTCAGTGAGGTGCTTGCGGAACTTCTTGGTGAGGAAACAGTAGATAACAGGGTCTAAGACACAGTTGGTGCTAAGGAGGCAGAGGGTGACCTGATGTGCATCGTTAATAGCCTGGTGGAATTTGCTGTTCTGGAAGCCCAGCTCAGCAAGGGTCCAGGGCAGCTGCACCATGTGGTGTGGCACGAAGCAGATGATGAACACCGCCAAGACCGTGCACACCATCCACAGCGCCCGGCGCTTGACTTCAGCGTTGCGCTGCTGCTGCACCGGCTGCATGAGCAAGGTACGGATGATGACCAGGTTGCAGAAGAGGATGATGAGGAagaccaggaagaaactgaacaCAATGAAGATGTGGATGATGAGGACTGGCACGCTGCCCTTCTCGTAATGCTCAAAGCAGCGGGTGATGTTTCCTGAGCCAGCACTGTTGGGCACTGTGTTGGTGGAGTCCAGGATGAAGAAGTAGGATGCAGCACCCACAATGGCCACCCAGATGACCAGAGACAAAGAGATGCCACGCTTGCGGGTATTGGCCTGAGCAGTCTTGATGGGGCGAGTTACTGCCTGGAAGCGGTTATAAGTGATGACACCTAGGAAGGCCACAGAGCAGTAGGTGTTGATGAAGAAGAGGCAGCCAGCCAGGTTGCACAGGAATTTGGGGAATATCCAGTTGCCCCCGTTTTGGTAGTACACAATCCACAGTGGCAGGGTGATCAAGAAGAGCATGTCCGCCATGGTGAGGTTCACCATGAAGATCTTTATCTCATTGAATTTCTTGGAAGGGTACAGGCGGGCAAAGACCCACAGCACGTAGCCATTAGCAATGACCCCAAGCACAAAGATGATGCTGTAAACAATCGGGAAGAGGGTGTATCGGAACTCAGAGTCCACGTGGGAGGAGTCATGTGGCTCCATTGCTGTGGGCTAGAATGATCAGCTGGTCCTGGTGGTTCCTGGAAGATCACACAAAAATTCTGGTTAATAAAGGGACAAGAAGGGACTGTTCTATTTCATCAATTCCAAGACTCCTTGCCATGGTTAGAGTGATGATGTCCCCTCTGAAGTTCatgttgaatctttttttttttttagatggagcttcgcttttgttgcccaggctggagcgcagtggtgtgatctcggttcactgcaacttctgcctcccggggtcaagcgatcctcctgcctcagcctcccaagtagctgggattacaggtatgtaccaccatgcccagctagttttgcttttttagtagagatggggtttctccatgttggtcaggctggtcttgaactcccaacctcaagtgatccgcccgcctcggcctcccaaagtgctgggattacaggtgtgagccaccgcgcccggcctcaggttGAATCTTAATCCCCAGTGCAGAGGTGTGGCCTATGGAAGGTGATTAGCTCAGGGTGGAATGGGATTAGCACATTTAGAAAAGGGCTCCAGGttgcccagggaggtcaaggttgaagtgagccagtgattgtgccactgcactcctgcctgggtgacaaagtgagaccctgtctcacacacacaaaaataataattctgtaaAAAGGGGCTCAAGTTTGAAGAAAGCGCTTAATCTTGCCCTTTTTGTCTTTCcatcccttttgccatgtgagataACAGCtttcaaggtgccatcttggaagcagataaCCAGGCATCAGACACTaaacctgctggtgccttgatcgtGAACatcctctagaactgtgagaaatacacttattttccttttttctcctcttttctttgttttttgctttttatagacaaggtcttgctctgtcacttaggctagagtgcagcggtgcaatcacagctcactgcagcctcaacctcctgggctcaagcaatcttcccacctcagcctcctgagtagctgggactacaggtatgtgtgtgacaccacacctagctaatttttgtattttttgtagggaaggggttttgctatgttgcccatgctggtctggaactcctggcctcaaacacttctcccgcctcagcctcccaaggtgctgggattacaggtgtgagccaccacgcctgcccagAGATAAATTTCTTGTGCTTTATAAATTAGTGTCAACACTAATGGACTGAGACACtcctattttacatttttaaaattctaaaattgatgGCATCTTTCAATTAATTgacagtgttttttatttttgtttttgtttttctttctttctttctttttttggagacagagtttcactttgtcactcaggctggagtacagtagcatgatcttggctcactgccacctccgcctcccaagtttaagcaattctcttgcctcagcctcctgagtagctgcgacaaCAGGCAtacaacaccacacccagctgatttttgtgttttagtacagacaggggtttcaccatgttggtcaggctggtctcgaactcctgatctcaggcgatctgcccacctcggcctcccgaagtacttggattataggcatgagccaccgcgcccagccagttatattttaaaatggaataaaagaagagaaacagaactgCCATTGATTGTATTGACTATCAGGTGCTACTCATTGTAAAAACACaccattattttttgtagaaaaaaaacaCTGCATGGTCAGACGTGGTgcctctcacctgtaatcccagcactttggaggccgaggctggcagattgcttgagctcagaagttcgagaccagcctgactaacatggtaaaaccctgtctctactaaaaatacaaaaattagctgggtgtgatggtgcgagcctgtagtcccagctactcaggaggctgaggcaggagaatcgcctgaacccaggagcgggaggttgcagtgagctgagattctgccactgcattccagcctgggcgactgagtgagactctgtctcaaaaaaattaaaataaaaaagtaaaaaataaaatgaaatataactttGTCTTCTCTGGCTTATTTTGACTTAAAACTTTAGATAATCTGTTTCTAgtgataaatatacataaatttatattataaaaattttatttttctgataaaatttgaatatttttctatcaatgagattttaaataaaaattttcatggtAAAACgccctatattttaaaataatttaggtcgggtgtggtgtctcacacctataatctcagcactttgggaggcccaggcgggcggatcacgaggtcaggagatggagaccatcctggctaacacggtgaaaccccctctctactaaaaatacaaaaaattagccgggcatggtggcatgagccttgtagtctcagctacttgggaggctgaggcaggagaatcatttgaaccatggaggtggaggtttcagtgagcagagattgtgccactgcactccagcttggatgacagagttagactcagtctcaaaaaaaaaaaaaaaaaaaaaaaaaaaaaaattacgtgcTCATCAAAAGtctggaaaatatagaaatataatattgGGGTCACCCAGAGAATAAAATAGTAGCCATCATTTAAAAGGATGTGTTAGATCTGACTGTTGATTTGGAAAAGTGTCCTTGGATAACAgtgttaattaaaaacaaaacaaaactggctggctgtggtggctcgcacctgtaatcccagcactttgggaggccgaggcaggtggatctcctgaggttaggagtttgagaccagcctggccaacatttagaaaccctgtctctactaaaaatacaaaaattagttgggcatggtggtgcgcacctgtaatcccagctacttgggaggctgaggcaggagaattgcttgaacccaggaggtggaggttgcagtgagctgagatcgtgccactgcactccagtctgggcaacaagagcaagactctgtctcaaaaaaataaataagtaataaataaaaataaaaacaaaacaaaaaagttgcaGAAAATGTTTGGTATGACCCAGTTATACATGTGTATTTGAACAGAAGATCTAGAAGGATACACCTCAAACAGTTGACAGTGGTAAGTAGCctctgggagggtgaggtagcTTAGTGGGAAGTTTATTTGCTTTAtacttttatgtgtttgtttgaatttttaaagggCACTTATTgtcttaataatttaaaattctgaaaatacaaTGTAAGGACatgcacattggctcatgcctgtaatccaagcatttgggaggctgaggtgagaggatcgagtgagcccaggagttcaagaccagtctgggcaacacggcgagacccccgtctctaaaaaaataaaacacaaaacaattagccagacatggtggtgcacacctgtagtctcagctactcaggggactgaggcagaaggatcacttgaccctcagagtttgagaccagcctagacaacatagcaagacaccatgtcaaacaaaacaaaacagttgttCCCTTCCCTCTTGTTCTTTCCACTATTACTGTCATTGCAAGCTGCTAGGAACTAACTGCCCTGTTGTTTACGCTGCAGTGGGCATGACTCAGGGAAGCAGCAGGCAG
It encodes:
- the PTAFR gene encoding platelet-activating factor receptor — encoded protein: MEPHDSSHVDSEFRYTLFPIVYSIIFVLGVIANGYVLWVFARLYPSKKFNEIKIFMVNLTMADMLFLITLPLWIVYYQNGGNWIFPKFLCNLAGCLFFINTYCSVAFLGVITYNRFQAVTRPIKTAQANTRKRGISLSLVIWVAIVGAASYFFILDSTNTVPNSAGSGNITRCFEHYEKGSVPVLIIHIFIVFSFFLVFLIILFCNLVIIRTLLMQPVQQQRNAEVKRRALWMVCTVLAVFIICFVPHHMVQLPWTLAELGFQNSKFHQAINDAHQVTLCLLSTNCVLDPVIYCFLTKKFRKHLTEKFYSMRSSRKCSRATTDTVTEVVVPFNQIPVNSLKN